AATACATGCAGTTTTTTACCCGGTTTTTTGAACTGGCCCATGAAAACACCCGTCCCGGCGCCATCCTGGCCTTTCTCAACGCGGACTGGCGCGATTTTGAATCCACCCCGGCAAAAAAAGAATCTCCGGATCACGCCATCACCCTGTTTGACTTTCACCGGCTTTTGTCAGAAACAGGATGGAAACTCACCCACCGCATTGAATGTCCTCTGTCATCTGAACGCCTCAGCGGCACCCAGGTGAAAAACATGCAGGACAAGCGGATCCTGGGCACCGTCAGCCGAACCCTTTTGATCGCAAAACACATATAACATGCAGACAACCATTTCCAGCAAGTATGTTGACTCCTGAAGGCATGATTTCAAATGATTCCAACACAGCCGTCGAACTTGACCGGCTGTATCTGTCCTTTGACGGCCAACCCGTGTTGAAAAACCTGCATTTAAGCATTTTTCCAGGGGACAAGGTGACCCTGACCGGTCCGTCCGGTTCCGGAAAATCCACGGTCCTCAGGTGCATACTGGGCATAGTGATGCCGGATTCCGGAACCATCACGATCCTGGGAGAGCCTGTCACCCGTCACAATATCTGGCAGAAAAGGCGCCACATCGCCTATGTGGCCCAGGAACCGGATCTGGGGGCCGGCAGCGTCAAAGAAGTGATTGAAACCCCGTTCTCCTATCGGGCCAATGCCGGTCTGCGTGACAATCTTGCCCGGCTTCCCGAAATCATGGAAAGATTCAACTTGCCGCAACCGTTGCTGGACAAACAGATCACCCGGCTTTCCGGCGGAGAAAAACAACGGGTTGCACTGACCATCGCCATTTTGCTGGACCGCCCCATTGTGCTGCTTGATGAAGCCTCTTCCGCTCTGGACACGAAAAACAAACAGGCCGTGGCTGATTACTTCAGACAGGCAGGCAACACCACCGTACTTTCCGTGGCCCATGACACCGAATGGCTGGGATTTGCCACCCGGGTCGTTGACATGAACGAGATCCAGAAGACGTAAAGGGAAAACCGGATGAACCAGATTATTGATATCAGTCTGCTGAGTCTTGCCGGCGGATACCTGCTGTTGATTTTTCCTCTGGCCATCATGTTGTATCTGCGGGTGGGCATGCTCAAAGAAACATCGGTGGCCGTACTGAGGATGACCGTGCAGCTGCTGTTTGTAGGGCTGTACCTGCAAGTGGTGTTTAAACTGAACAACCCTTTTTTAAACCTGGCATGGGTGGCTGCCATGATCCTGGTGGCGGATCTGTCCATTCTCAAAGGCTGCCGCCTGAAGTTGAAGCGT
This DNA window, taken from Desulfotignum phosphitoxidans DSM 13687, encodes the following:
- a CDS encoding ABC transporter ATP-binding protein — protein: MISNDSNTAVELDRLYLSFDGQPVLKNLHLSIFPGDKVTLTGPSGSGKSTVLRCILGIVMPDSGTITILGEPVTRHNIWQKRRHIAYVAQEPDLGAGSVKEVIETPFSYRANAGLRDNLARLPEIMERFNLPQPLLDKQITRLSGGEKQRVALTIAILLDRPIVLLDEASSALDTKNKQAVADYFRQAGNTTVLSVAHDTEWLGFATRVVDMNEIQKT